One stretch of Thalassophryne amazonica chromosome 19, fThaAma1.1, whole genome shotgun sequence DNA includes these proteins:
- the plk4 gene encoding serine/threonine-protein kinase PLK4: protein MSVSIGDKIEDFKVLTLLGKGSFACVYRAKSVKTGVDVAIKTIDKKAMHKAGMVQRVTNEVEIHCRLKHPSILELYNYFEDSNYVYLVLEMCHNGEMSRYLKERKMSFSEDEARHFMHQIVKGMLYLHTHGIMHRDLTLSNLLLTNNMNIKIADFGLATQLKLPNEKHFTMCGTPNYISPEVATRSAHGLESDVWSLGCMFYAFLMGRPPFDTATVKHTLTKVVLGEYEVPNHVSLAAQDLIHQMLQKDPTHRPSLSALLDHPFMTGSLLTRTKELGLSDAGSVDSGIATISTGCTSSTAGSSSSRLQKRTKHMLGSALPNRMAPASHLPHQPDSGCFDDADQWIPQQQVLPDRFGRGGHGEQRTQPHARCLRRAHSSDRCGSALTGPGLSHELGRCHSEDAITGLGRSTVPVSSASHPFSEHGRLLSPPVKQPANSGYLSAQSGHLPSLQFQSLEGVTNWLNNEGSGLRPTDSSAHSSGGSFQGSRAPPAIHKPWTDMHTDQGMNPLHHLHHTHPHNPDTLRDINPVSEFQPLHSRELKPVAEKKTLRDLVPPLCASRLKPIRQKTKNAVVSILDTGEVCMELLKTQSGQDRVKEVLRISCDGSMVTIYQPNGGKGFPVLDCPPALPEDILICSYDDLPEKYWKKYQYASKFVQLVKSKTPKVTLYTKYAKVMLMENAPNADLEVCFYDGAKTHKTSELVRVVEKSGKSYTVKGEVGLSGLSPESRQYVELSDEGHSICLSLEAAITAEEQRSTKNVPFFPITIGRRPANPNSQCSSGLPSHPAPPDAASPPHPPQITPSMISYDGSDFTSTNLTKKSSPVRKEHNPGKVLKSIFVPNIGWASQLTSGEVWVQFNDGSQLVVQAGVSCITYTSPDGRITRYKENEKLPEHVKEKLHCLSTILGLLANPVTRHLQ, encoded by the exons ATGAGTGTTTCGATAGGCGATAAAATTGAG GACTTCAAAGTCCTCACCCTCCTTGGCAAAGGTTCCTTTGCATGTGTTTACCGGGCAAAATCGGTGAAGACTGGAGTGGATGTTGCAATCAAAACG ATTGACAAAAAAGCAATGCACAAAGCTGGCATGGTTCAGCGTGTGACAAACGAAGTGGAGATTCACTGTCGATTGAAACATCCATCGATACTCGAG ctGTATAACTACTTTGAAGACAGCAACTATGTGTACCTGGTGTTGGAGATGTGTCATAATGGAGAGATGAGCCGATACCTTAAAGAAAGGAAGATGTCTTTCTCTGAGGATGAag cgCGGCATTTCATGCATCAGATAGTGAAGGGAATGCTGTATTTACATACTCATGGCATCATGCATCGTGATCTGACCCTGTCCAACCTCCTGCTCAccaacaacatgaacattaaaataGCAGACTTCGGTTTGGCCACTCAGCTGAAACTTCCGAATGAGAAGCACTTCACCATGTGCGGAACGCCTAACTACATTTCGCCAGAGGTGGCTACCCGCAGCGCCCACGGGCTGGAATCAGACGTGTGGTCTCTGGGCTGCATGTTCTATGCATTCTTGATGGGCCGTCCACCGTTCGACACAGCCACCGTCAAACACACTCTCACCAAAGTGGTTCTCGGGGAATATGAGGTGCCGAATCATGTTTCTCTGGCGGCTCAGGACTTGATCCATCAGATGCTGCAGAAGGACCCCACCCACAGGCCCAGCCTCTCTGCGCTGCTGGACCACCCCTTTATGACGGGCAGCCTGCTGACCAGGACAAAGGAGTTGGGTTTGAGTGATGCAGGATCAGTGGACAGCGGCATTGCCACCATCTCCACAGGCTGCACCTCATCCACGGCAGGCAGCAGCAGCAGTCGACTCCAGAAGAGAACTAAGCACATGCTTGGCTCTGCCCTGCCCAACCGTATGGCGCCCGCCTCTCATCTTCCACACCAGCCTGACAGTGGCTGCTTCGATGATGCCGATCAGTGGATCCCACAGCAGCAGGTTCTGCCAGACAGGTTTGGCAGAGGAGGTCACGGCGAGCAGAGGACGCAGCCTCATGCTCGCTGCCTAAGGAGGGCTCACTCCTCCGATCGCTGCGGCTCTGCTCTAACAGGCCCAGGTTTGAGCCATGAGCTGGGGAGGTGTCACTCAGAGGATGCCATCACCGGCTTAGGAAGATCAACCGTCCCAGTGTCCTCTGCTTCGCATCCGTTTTCAGAACACGGGAGGCTGCTGTCGCCTCCAGTCAAACAGCCTGCAAA TTCTGGTTATTTATCAGCACAGAGTGGACATCTGCCCAGCTTGCAGTTCCAGAGCTTGGAAGGAGTTACAAATTGGCTCAATAATGAGG GTTCTGGGTTGAGGCCCACAGACAGCAGTGCTCACAGCAGTGGCGGGAGTTTCCAGGGCAGCAGAGCACCTCCAGCGATTCACAAACCGTGGACAGACATGCACACAGACCAAGGCATGAACCCTCTCCACCACCTgcaccacacacacccccacaacccagaCACACTCAGGGACATCAATCCTGTATCAGAGTTCCAGCCTCTGCACAGCAGAGAGCTGAAGCCCGTCGCGGAGAAGAAAACGCTACGAGACCTCGTGCCGCCGCTGTGCGCATCCAGACTGAAGCCCATCAGACAGAAGACCAAAAATGCTGTT GTGAGCATCCTGGACACGGGTGAAGTGTGCATGGAATTATTAAAAACTCAGAGCGGGCAGGACAGAGTCAAGGAAGTCCTTCGGATTTCCTGTGACGGTTCAATG GTGACGATCTATCAGCCTAACGGTGGGAAAGGTTTCCCTGTCCTCGACTGTCCTCCTGCTCTTCCTGAAGATATTCTGATTTGTAGCTACGACGACCTTCCAG AAAAATACTGGAAGAAGTATCAATACGCCTCCAAGTTTGTGCAGCTGGTGAAATCTAAGACTCCCAAAGTGACGCTTTATACTAAATACGCCAAAGTGATGCTCATGGAGAATGCACCCAACGCAGACCTGGAAGTTTGCTTCTATGACG GAGCAAAGACCCACAAGACGTCAGAGCTGGTGCGAGTGGTGGAGAAGAGCGGGAAGTCGTACACAGTGAAGGGCGAGGTGGGTCTGAGCGGCCTGAGCCCAGAGAGCAGACAGTATGTGGAGCTGTCAGATGAAGGCCACAGCATCTGTCTGTCCCTGGAGGCCGCCATCACAGCAGAAGAGCAGCGCAGCACCAAGAACGTCCCCTTTTTCCCCATAACCATCGGCAG GAGACCCGCCAACCCGAACTCCCAGTGCTCGTCGGGCCTGCCCTCCCACCCAGCGCCTCCTGATGCAGCTTCACCTCCTCATCCTCCACAAATCACTCCATCA ATGATCTCCTATGACGGGTCAGACTTCACCTCCACCAACCTGACTAAGAAAAGCTCACCAGTGCGAAAGGAGCACAACCCGGGCAAAGTGCTCAAGTCCATATTTGTGCCGAACATCGGATGGGCATCTCAG CTGACGAGTGGAGAGGTTTGGGTACAGTTCAACGACGGCTCTCAGCTGGTGGTGCAAGCTGGAGTTTCCTGCATCACCTACACATCTCCAGACGGCCGCATCACCAG GTATAAAGAGAATGAGAAGTTGCCGGAACACGTCAAGGAGAAGCTGCACTGTCTCTCAACCATCCTGGGACTGTTGGCCAACCCAGTGACTCGCCACCTGCAGTGA